CTCCTtcacattttcctttttcaccAACACCCCAATCTTCTCCTCCTCTCCCCACTTCACTGGATATTCCACCCCAACTTTCACTGCAATCTTTAGAATCTGTTCAACTAGTTTCTCATTGAGGAATTGGTCTGAAAACAGTGGCCATGTGATCAAGGGCAGCCCGGCACATATCGCTTCCAATGTGGAGTTCCAGCCACAGTGTGTTAAGAACCCGCCAATTGCAGGGTGTGATAATATAAGTGTTTGTGGAGCCCAACCCCGAATCAGAAGGCTCCTTTCTTTCGTTCTTTCCTTGAATCCATTTTCTGAAATCCATTTCTCCAGTTCCTCTGATTGCTTGCATCCCCTCACAACCCAAATGAACGGTTTATTTGATGCCTCTAACCCCGACCCAAGCTCTATCAGTTGTTCCGAGATGAGGTTACACATACTTCCAAGGCAAGCATAAACTACAGAACCTGGTGCCCATGAGTCAAGCCACTTCAAGCAGTGATGTTCATCAATTGAGGCCTTGTTACCCCTTTGTGCCTTGTCCAAGTCATCTTTGTTGCATAGTGAAGCAGGGCCAATGCACCAGACTTTATTCTTTCTTGCATTCCTGTATTCTTTAACATATTCTGGCTCCAATTCCTCAAAAGTATTCATGATCATCCCATATGACTCCATCTCAGCTGCTGCCACTTTCTCAGTAAAACCTTCCACTCTTGTTGTCAGTCTCCCAGAAACCTGAGCTTTCGTTATCTCAATTCGATCAGGCAAGTCAGGTACAACAAGGTACTCTGATTCGGATGTTACATTCTCAAGAACTTTGGATACGCGCAAATTGTGAATGAACAAGAGACAGAAGCAGCATGTTCCACTGAACGATATCCTCGGAATGTGAAACTTGCTGGCAATGCTGGCTGTCCATGGAAGACACATGTCTGAGATTATGCAGTTCGGCTTCGGGATAAGCTCTTCAAACAGTTTCTCTACCGGCTGTTGAAGCAGGGCAGTTGctgcaaaaaaattcaagatcAGGTCTTGTGAAGGTAGCATGTCAGGGTTCTCGCAACCATCAGGCAATCCTGCTTCTTCACTTGGAAATTTCAGTTGGATTAACCGGATTTGGAGCCCGGATTCTATGGCTCGAGTAACGACTGCTTCAACACGTGCTGCATTATGTGGGGTGGTGACTAGGGTGACAAGGATCCCTTGTTGTGCCAACAGTCTGCCAATGTCTGTCATTGGGATCAAGTGGCCTGAGGCCGGAAAGGGCAACAAGAGAAAGTGAAGCTGGCTTTGTTGATGAGAAGCCATGGAAACTAAATGGAATTGATAAACAACTATAAATGTTCCATGAACTGCTTAAGTTACTTGCTTAATGAGTAGTGATTTATATATAGCAAACTGCTTTGCTGGTGACGTAAGAGCATACGTATATATGTGCATTGACTTATCCAAGAATATTTTAGTGGTTGAGAGAGTAAAACAAAATTCTGTTCTATGGACAGTATAATGTTACAAAACTCTCATTGTCTTCCCATGTCattctctgttttctatagCACTTCTATTGCTAAATATGAGTGTGGGGTTTTATACAAAAGGTCTCGATGTTATTAGGAGTGAAACCATTTATTTTATGagactttctattttgttaagttcccgatgtgggactcgtgtattcttcaacacCAAATTGTTAATCGAACTGACCAAGTGGAACCGTAAGCCAAACCAATAAGATTAGTTTAGGCCGGTTCAGTTTATCAAGAttcgcgatttcgggtggTCATTTCGATTTCTATTTCACAccaattttcttattttttgtttaattattgcttttacaaaattaataggcTGAAACACACCTATATTTGGTTCTTCCAAATCAACCTAAGTACAGTAATGAGACAAATAGTGAAATAAAAAACTGCATTATAATCATTTCAAAAATCTATGCAGTAAGCAGTATGCTTGAGAAAAGATCCTTCACATCCTTTTTAGTTTGTGTTTATGCAATTTAGTTCTTTGATCTCTTGGATTAGCTGTTTAATGTTCAGGTAAGAAGATCCACCTTCTGCTACTGCTCTCTTTGCCATCTCTGCTAACTCtctggctctctctctccttccttgGCTTTCTTTTCCATCCATCAATTTCTCTATGGCctccttcactttcttctttctcaacACCCTCCTAATCTTCTCCTCCTCTCCCCAAGTCACTGGAAATTCCACACCAACTCTCACTGCAATCTTTAGAATCTGTTCAACAAATTTCTCATTCATAAATTGgtccccaaaaagtggccatGTGAGCAAAGGCACCCCAGCACAAATCCCTTCCAATGTGGAGTTCCAGCCACAATGTGTCAAGAACCCACCAACTGCAGGGTGCGATAATATGAGCGTCTGGGGAGCCCAACCCCGAATCAAGAGGCTCCTTGCTTTGTTCCTTTCCTCAAATCCACTTTCTGCAATCCACTTCTCCAATTCCTGTGATTCTCTGCAGCCCCTTACAACCCAAATGAACGGTTTATTTGATGCCTCTAACGCCAATCCAATCTCTACCAACTGTTCAGAGCTGAGGTTACACATACTTCCAAGGCAAGCATAAAGTACAGAAGCTGGTGCCCATGAATCAAGCCACTTGAAGCAGTGAAGTTCATCAATGGAGACTTTGTTGCCCCTTTGTGCCTTGTCCAAGTCGTCTTTGTTGCATAGGGAAGCAGGGCCAATGCACCAGAGTTTATCCTTCTTTACCTTTTTGTATTCTTTAACATATGCTGGCTCCAATTCCTCAAAAGTATTCATGATCATCCCATATGTCTCTGTGTCAGCTGCTGCCATTTCGTCACCAATATCTTTCAGTTTTGCTGTCACTGTCCCGTCTGGAAGCTGAGCTTTTGTCATCTCAATTCGATCAGGCAGGTCGGGCAGAACAAGGTACTCTGAATCAGACGTTACACTCTCAAGCACGTTGGATACGCGCAAATTGTGAGCGCACAAGAAGCTGAAGCAGCCTGTTCCACCAAAAGATATCCTTGGAATGTGATGCTTGCTAGCAATGCTAGATGTCCATGGAAAAGTCACGTCTGAGATTATGCAATTTGGCTTTGGAGTGAGCtcttcaaataatttctcTACTGGCTTGTGAAGCAGGGCAGTTGCAgcaaagaaattgaagaccAATTCTGGTGAAGGTAGCATGTCGAAGTTTTCGCAGCCTTCGGGCAATCCTGCTTCTTCCGCTGGAAATTTCACTTGGATTACGTGGATTTGGAGCCTGGATTCTATGTCTCGAGTAAGAACTGCTTGAAATCGGGCTGCGTTGTGGGGTGTTGTGAATATGGTGACAATGATGCCTTGTTGTGCAAACAATCTAGCAATGTCTATCAATGGGATCATGTGTCCTGAAGCCATTAGAGGAAAGAACACAAAGTGAAGCTGGTGGTCTTGATGAGAAGCCATGGAAATTAAGGGGAAGAGATGAACAACAATAATGTTCTATGAAATGAATTAAGCAGGCTTAAGTTTCTTATTTAAGTACtgctatatataaaaactttGATGCTGCCAGTCAATTGTTCTTTGTTTATACGTGTATTAGTTTATCCAAAGAAGATATGTAAGAGCATACGTATACATGTATTAGTTTATCCAAAGAAGATTATGACTCAGAGAAGAAAATGTTGTTTATGGATGAAGAGGTTTAGGAAATAGTTGGTTTTAGTGTTTGGGACAATAGCTTGACTATGAATAGAAACTTTTACAAGAGTAACaaagtaattttatttgaatgaGGAGAAAAGGTACAAAGCTTAGATATAAGCCTTAGTGGGATATAGGACAGCTGGTTGTTTTTCAGCTTATATATTTGTCAAGGCAACAAGCCTATATATAGGAGAGTTCTAACCGACTAAGTTAGTT
Above is a genomic segment from Prunus dulcis chromosome 7, ALMONDv2, whole genome shotgun sequence containing:
- the LOC117634487 gene encoding UDP-glycosyltransferase 73C6-like, which produces MASHQQSQLHFLLLPFPASGHLIPMTDIGRLLAQQGILVTLVTTPHNAARVEAVVTRAIESGLQIRLIQLKFPSEEAGLPDGCENPDMLPSQDLILNFFAATALLQQPVEKLFEELIPKPNCIISDMCLPWTASIASKFHIPRISFSGTCCFCLLFIHNLRVSKVLENVTSESEYLVVPDLPDRIEITKAQVSGRLTTRVEGFTEKVAAAEMESYGMIMNTFEELEPEYVKEYRNARKNKVWCIGPASLCNKDDLDKAQRGNKASIDEHHCLKWLDSWAPGSVVYACLGSMCNLISEQLIELGSGLEASNKPFIWVVRGCKQSEELEKWISENGFKERTKERSLLIRGWAPQTLILSHPAIGGFLTHCGWNSTLEAICAGLPLITWPLFSDQFLNEKLVEQILKIAVKVGVEYPVKWGEEEKIGVLVKKENVKEAIEKLMDGEESQGRRERAKKFGEMARRAVEEGGSSHLNIALLIQDIMQQGSNSSQTN
- the LOC117635410 gene encoding UDP-glycosyltransferase 73C1-like, with the translated sequence MASHQDHQLHFVFFPLMASGHMIPLIDIARLFAQQGIIVTIFTTPHNAARFQAVLTRDIESRLQIHVIQVKFPAEEAGLPEGCENFDMLPSPELVFNFFAATALLHKPVEKLFEELTPKPNCIISDVTFPWTSSIASKHHIPRISFGGTGCFSFLCAHNLRVSNVLESVTSDSEYLVLPDLPDRIEMTKAQLPDGTVTAKLKDIGDEMAAADTETYGMIMNTFEELEPAYVKEYKKVKKDKLWCIGPASLCNKDDLDKAQRGNKVSIDELHCFKWLDSWAPASVLYACLGSMCNLSSEQLVEIGLALEASNKPFIWVVRGCRESQELEKWIAESGFEERNKARSLLIRGWAPQTLILSHPAVGGFLTHCGWNSTLEGICAGVPLLTWPLFGDQFMNEKFVEQILKIAVRVGVEFPVTWGEEEKIRRVLRKKKVKEAIEKLMDGKESQGRRERARELAEMAKRAVAEGGSSYLNIKQLIQEIKELNCINTN